The genomic window TTGTTGGGACCTCATGGTTAGACCTAATAATCCTCCCGCCAGAAACACGCCGAACCACGTGAATAAGTACTTGAGGGCAATGCGACCAGCCCTCTTCTCGATAGCGTCGCTCTCTATTGAGCCCATGAGCATGATTTTAATAGATTTTAAATAAGTTGTAGCTCAATGTTAATAATTGATTGGCATAGGCACAGATTTTTTATAACTGATTTAAATAAATTATGCATGTGACTACAATTTATGAACGATATTTTCCTATTTATTAACATCGATTAAATACGCATCGGTATGGCTATACCATACGCGGCCAACATAGGCTTAGGCCCCCTTGCCCTCGCCGATATATTCACGGCACTACTAATAGTGAGCGTGGGGGTACTGGTATGGGTCGCATCGAGATCCAAGAGGGGAATGAGCGATGATGAGCAAAAACGATATAGGCACAGGGCCGAGATCTTCGAGAAGTACTGGATAATCATCTCCATAGCATCCATAATAATACTAAACATCGCATTAGTCGGCACAACCCCACAAATAGTCACCGGTAACACTTTGGAGTCGCTGGGAGTCAATAACCTACAAACTCAGTGCCCCTATGCGAGCCCCAATAATTACGCAACAGCATGCACAAACGTAATACAGCAGGACGTGAATGAGTTGCTTCCACTCCAGAACGAGGGCAAGATAAGGATAGTCGTCGTATTAGCCGGGCAATGGTACTGGGACTTCTATACGGTGGCGGAGAACGGCACCCTGATCGCGGCCAAGAACTTAACGGTCTCCCCCAATGTACCAATAGTTTTTCTACTGACATCCGTGGATGTCAATCATGATTTTGGACTCTATAACCCCAATGGAGAGCTCGAGTTCCAGACGCAAGTTAGCCCCGACTACGTCTCCATATTCGTATATCAATTCACTAATCCAGGCCCAAGACTGGTCAGATGCCTCGAGTATTGCGGCCCCGGCCACTGGACAATGATGGCTGAAATAACAATAGAGTAACATCCCTCGGCATTACCAACATGACTTAATCATCGCACACACAACATAAAGACTGGGCCCGTGAATAGATACAGGGGCCGCATTATTATATTCTTATTATTAGTGGAGTTAGTGAAATCACTGTCGGGATGCCGAAGAGGGGGGAAGAGAATGCCAGTAATGCAGCAGTATATGGGGAGAGAGTTGGATTAATGGTCTCAATTATGCTAATTGTGAATGCTAGGAATGATGGAATATATGTGATCAATGCAGTCCAATGATTTAGAGGAGGCCGCGATTCGGTATCGCCCCTTATCGCATTGCTTAAAACAAGGGTGGCCATCACTGACCCAAGCAATAGGAATAATATCATTGATAGATAGAGGGAATACGCTAAATTAGCGGCTGCACTCATGGGTATCATTAGCAGTAAGAGTAGGTCCTCCCTGGCTAACTTGGCTCTCCCCATTCGCCAGGAAACAAGAATGGCTAACGCTATAGATGCAAGGTAATTCAGGAATAATGTGGCCGTCCTCAAGTAAGTTATCAAGTAACCTATGGCTATCCCTGCCTCCCTACTCGTTAATGCCTTTATTATGGGGAGAGTGGGCGCTATTAGGGGCAGCGTTGGCAAATCTATCCAGGTCCCCACATTAATTAGGAGAGTAAGCGTGAGGCCGATTGCCAAGATTTTTCGCTCCTTAGTTTTAAGCAGTGGAATAAGCGTGATTAGGTACATTAATAGGAAGAGAAGCGAATTAAGGGATTCGCTCACTACGCCGATCACATTAATTGCTATATTATTGATATAGAAGAAGCCTAACTGTATCTGGGGAACTATCAGCAGCAGGTTAGGTATGGAGCCGAACACCGTTTCTAGGTAAATCACGCCCATCGCTAATTCCCCAATGATCACCGTTGCCGCCATGATTGATTCACCGCATTTACCCGCAATAACGCGACCAGTATTATTGGCATTATCGCGAGGGAAACCAATGGATCAACAAAGAGGAGGGAAATGGGTATCATGGATGCCGTGGATGCGAGGAGAAACCTGCAATTACCCTGCCTCAGGGCCACGCCGTAAAGATATGATAATAGGGGCGTAATTATTATGACCGCCATCGCTGCGTATTCCTCGGCAATCATCCACTGACCTCCTCCCGTCCCAAGGGGCGAGACTTATCGTTCGTTTTATCAACCATACACAATGAATTTACCGTACATGCCCGATGAGGCGTGGCCAGGAACGAAGCATAGATACCAATACGTGCCCGTCTCGGTGGCGGTGAATTGAATTAAGTAGCCGCTGAATACGTTTGCCGAGGCCGGCGATAAGCCGTTAACCAGCAGCGTGGGCGGCATCTCGGATCCAGGGAATGCGGGTGGGTACTGATTGGGGGATACGGAGGCCGGGTAAGGCGGAGCGGATGAGGTTATGCCGAAGCTATGGTTTAGGTAACCCGCATCTATTATGGCTATTATCACTGTTGAGTCCAGGGGCACCTCTATTGTGGGGTTAGTTAAGTTAAATGATTGGAATGATAATATGTTGCTGGGGGGACCGGCGAGCATGACTATATATATAGTCTTGCCCGTGAATCTAATGGTATTGGTCGTCCTATTAATGGTTACCCCTTGAGGCATATAGGATATCAATGAATCAAGTTGATCCAGGTTAAGGGTGAATGCTCCCTTCAATGATTGCAGTAAGGCAATGGGGGAGGAGGCGTTTTGGGGAGTAACCGTGGTTGACGTCGCATTGCTCGGCGTGGTTTGCGATGAATTGATTGGGGGAGGAGAGGCGCTGGGGTGAGGCGGGTATAGGTAAAGCAGTGTTCCAAGGCTAGCGGCCACCGCTGCGGCCACCACAATGATAGTATAGATAATTGCCTTATCCATAATTGATGCATTTATTAATTGCTTTATAAGTTAGTGATCGATTGCCGACGCGCAGTGAATATGGGAACCGCTGTTTCTTAGTCGACCCATGAACCGCGAGCTGGCTGCGGCTTAGTTATGCTTATAAACTATAGCTTCTACAACCCAGTTATGTCAGCGGTAGGCTCCATTGTGGCCGTCGTGTTCCTCTTGGCGATCGGTTTATTAACTGATGGCGTCGTATTACTATTGAGGAGGATATTCGGCAATAAGAGGGAGAGCCCGGTTAAGACGATGAGGNTCGAGGCGGGCAATATTCCCATTGGCGAGGCGAAGAGCATGCTGCCGATGCAGTACATAGGCTTCCTAATAATGTTCTTATCCGTTGAGCCAATCATAGGGCTCTTCCTTACCTTATCTTTCTATCCAAGTCTTCCATTAATATATCTATTGATAATAACTTTCATAACCATGTTGCCGGCCATATATGTGGCGTACCGGGACTCAATTGCTGTGGCTTATCCACTCAGATTAAAAAAGCAACAAGTGAGTGAGAGGCCATGACTGAGTTAACGCCTAAGATAAAGATATCATTGACTGGGCAAGAGATACCGCTGCTTCCCGAGAAACTGAGCAGGTGGGGAATAAAGTACTCAATATGGCCAACTCACCTAGTGACGGCGTGCTGCGGCGTCGAATTCGCTCAAACATCGGCCCCCGGCTATGATGCGGAGAGGTGGGGGTTCCTGCCTTTCCTGGGGCCTCGACAGACGAACGCCATAGTGATAGAGGGAACGCTCTCATTGAAGATGGCTAAAATAGCTAGGGTAGTGTATGATCAAATGCCGAGCCCCAAGTTCGTGATAGCCATGGGATCCTGCGCAATGGAGGGCGGAGTCTTCTGGAACTCGTATCATGTGGCTAAGGCCGAGAACGTGCTGCCGATAGATGCGTATGTGATGGGTTGCCCACCCACGCCTGAGGCCGTGATAAGGGCGATAAGGATGGTTCAAGACAAGATAGAGAAGGGGGAGATGAAGCCCTCAATGACTCCAAATAAGGTCGATCTAAGTTCATTGCCGAAATCGCCGAAGCCCCAGAACCCACCGTCGCCGCCGCATAGGAGGGAGGAAGTCAAGGACATAAACACCTGCAAGTCAATGCCTAATCTACAGTGGCCCCAAGGAATTGAATTAGCGGGTAAACTAAAGGATGCCGGCGTGAACGCATTGCCTCAAGCAATGAATAGGATATGCGCATCCACTGATTCAAATAACATAGTTAATGCGATAGAGGCGGCATTTAAGGTTGGTTTTGATCACGTGAAGTCCATAAACGTCATCGATTTACCAATAAAGGGCGTCTTCAGGATAGAGTATGTGCTGGGCTCCTACAGCAAGGAATTAGCGGCGATTCTCTTAACGATAAGCACTGAGGTGCCGAGGAATAATCCGAAGGTGCCGACCATAATAAACGTCTATCCTGGCGCCGATTATCAGGAGAGGGAGATGCATGAATTATTCGGAGTGTGGTTCGAGGGTAATCCATGGATGGGGCGAAACTTCATGCTTAGTCCCGATACGCCGGTCAAGTACCCGCTTAGAAAGGATTACGAGGTGCCCTCCTTGGCGAGGGTGATAGTTGAGAGGTGATGCATGTGGAGGAGAAGGAAGTAGCGATAGACATCAATGCCCAAGTGCCCAGGGAAGTATCATCCCTATTCCTGCCCGTCCCGAAGGAGGCCGTCGAGGAGGCGTATAAGAACGATGAGTACCTAGTCCTAATAGGCCCCGCTCACCCGGGCTCGGGTCACATGAGGATAATACTTAGGCTTAAGGGCGATTACATAATTGATGCAATACCTGACCCCGGCTTCGTTCATAGGGCAGTGGAGAAACTAGCGGAGACGAGGCTATACATACATGCCATTCCCCTAATAGAGAGACCAACAATAGCTGAGNCCGCCATAATGGATATAGGTTACGTTAGGTTAATCGAGAAAATGATGGATCTAGATGTCCCGCCTAGAGCCCTATACATCAGGACCATACTCGCCGAGCTAAGCAGGATAGCGGATCACTTCTATGATGCTGGAATACTAGCGGTGTTCCTGGGGCAATCCACTGGATACATGTGGGCCTTCGGCTTAAGGGAATTAATAATAGAGGCATTCGCCAGAATAACTGGAGCCAGGACAACGCTCTCCT from Thermocladium sp. ECH_B includes these protein-coding regions:
- a CDS encoding F420H(2):quinone oxidoreductase, with the translated sequence MTELTPKIKISLTGQEIPLLPEKLSRWGIKYSIWPTHLVTACCGVEFAQTSAPGYDAERWGFLPFLGPRQTNAIVIEGTLSLKMAKIARVVYDQMPSPKFVIAMGSCAMEGGVFWNSYHVAKAENVLPIDAYVMGCPPTPEAVIRAIRMVQDKIEKGEMKPSMTPNKVDLSSLPKSPKPQNPPSPPHRREEVKDINTCKSMPNLQWPQGIELAGKLKDAGVNALPQAMNRICASTDSNNIVNAIEAAFKVGFDHVKSINVIDLPIKGVFRIEYVLGSYSKELAAILLTISTEVPRNNPKVPTIINVYPGADYQEREMHELFGVWFEGNPWMGRNFMLSPDTPVKYPLRKDYEVPSLARVIVER